A region of the Candidatus Neomarinimicrobiota bacterium genome:
TAATGCCCTCCTGATTGTCGGCGTTGTGATCTTTGGCGTCATGAATGTCATGGAACCGAATGTTCAGATGTGGCCACTGCTGATCATTGCTGCTGCTGCAATTTTCGGGATCACCTTTGTAATCCCCATCGGTGGTGCTGATATGCCTGTAGTGATCGCCCTGCTGAATTCATATTCAGGTTTGGCTGCATCGGCTACTGGTTTTGTCTTATCCAACAATGTACTGATTATTGCGGGTGCCCTGGTGGGTGCGTCAGGACTGATCCTGACCCAGTTGATGTGCGATGCCATGAACCGCAGCTTGTTTAACGTGCTCTTTGGTGCAGTTGGAACAGATGACAGCTCGGGTGAAAGTGGCGCACCTGGTGGTGGCGAGCAGAAAACCGTTACCCGTTATACGGCAGAAGATGCCGCTATGATCATGGATACGGTTCAATCTGTGATCATCGTTCCCGGATATGGACTGGCGGTCGCCCAGGCTCAGCATATTCTCCATGAATTGGGTGAAATACTTACTGCTCGCGGGATCAGTGTCAAGTATGCTATTCACCCGGTTGCCGGTCGGATGCCCGGTCACATGAACGTGCTCCTGGCAGAAGCCAATGTACCCTATGACGTCCTCCATGAGATGGATGATATCAATGATGATTTCCAAAATACGGATGTAGCCTTGATCATTGGCGCCAACGATGTGGTGAATCCATCTGCCCGAACCAAGAAGGATAGTCCGTTGTACGGCATGCCTATCTTGAATGTAGACTATGCTCAAACGGTTATGTTTGTGAAACGATCCATGGGTGCCGGATTTGCCGGTGAAGCCAATCCTCTTTTCTTTGACGATAAAACCATGATGGTTTTTGGTGATGCCAAAGCTGTCATCACCGGATTGGTGAAATCCCTCAAAGAAGATAATTAGCTATATCATATTCAGATTGTATTAAGAGAGCCTCGGAATTCCGGGGCTCTCTTTGGATAGAATATCCCCTGACAACTCAACGGACTAAATAAACCTTTTCCAGGATCTCATATACATTTCCGGCAAGATCATCGACCAACATCTTCATGATATAGAGCCCCGTTACTGCTTTGCCTCCATAACCTGCTTCACCATCCCAACATAATTGCCCCCGATGACTCACCGCTCTTGCTTGAACCGGTTCAGCGATCTTCCGACCTGCCATATCAAAGATCATGACTGACATCAAGCCCTGCTCCATGGGTAATTCATATTGGATCACTAATTCATCCGCCTGTCCATCTCCATTGGGAGTAAAGGGATTGGGATTAAGTTTGATGGTAAGTTGGGGCGGCAGGATCTCCAGGTTCAGACTGTTTTCACGGCCAGCTGTTGAAGCCGCTTCATCAATACAGATGCCCCAGTTTCGAGGATCATCACCTCGTGCGGCACTCCGAATCCGTTCCAGAGAACGCCCCTCTGCCATAGCGGTATAAGTGTTATAGGACATTGCATCCATATGAATTCCTTGAGGATCATACAGAACCAAACCATCCTCAGAATTGTTCAAAGTGGGAAAACCAGAAACAAACTG
Encoded here:
- a CDS encoding NAD(P)(+) transhydrogenase (Re/Si-specific) subunit beta, giving the protein NALLIVGVVIFGVMNVMEPNVQMWPLLIIAAAAIFGITFVIPIGGADMPVVIALLNSYSGLAASATGFVLSNNVLIIAGALVGASGLILTQLMCDAMNRSLFNVLFGAVGTDDSSGESGAPGGGEQKTVTRYTAEDAAMIMDTVQSVIIVPGYGLAVAQAQHILHELGEILTARGISVKYAIHPVAGRMPGHMNVLLAEANVPYDVLHEMDDINDDFQNTDVALIIGANDVVNPSARTKKDSPLYGMPILNVDYAQTVMFVKRSMGAGFAGEANPLFFDDKTMMVFGDAKAVITGLVKSLKEDN